In the Leptospira selangorensis genome, one interval contains:
- a CDS encoding SRPBCC family protein, translated as MKQGSDIKFIYTTYIAASPEKVWEALTSSEYSQKYWFGSKIEGDWKVGGGFRFLDPNGELLVVGKILKCERPFLLSYTWELPPGFKSFPPEIKARLEKSKEPTRVTYSLKQMKDLTRLTLLHEDLLPEDFIENPDTFVGLNNGWPAILSSLKSLLETGKALQF; from the coding sequence ATGAAACAGGGATCCGATATCAAATTTATTTATACTACATATATAGCAGCGAGTCCTGAAAAAGTTTGGGAGGCATTGACCAGCTCAGAATATTCCCAAAAGTATTGGTTCGGAAGTAAGATTGAAGGGGATTGGAAGGTAGGAGGAGGGTTCCGATTTCTCGACCCTAACGGTGAACTTTTAGTAGTAGGTAAGATCCTAAAATGTGAAAGACCGTTTTTACTTTCTTATACCTGGGAACTTCCTCCAGGTTTTAAATCCTTTCCGCCTGAAATAAAGGCAAGGTTGGAAAAATCAAAAGAGCCGACTCGTGTGACTTATTCTTTAAAACAAATGAAAGATCTTACAAGGCTTACACTTTTACATGAAGATCTTTTGCCGGAAGATTTTATAGAAAATCCGGACACCTTTGTGGGATTGAATAATGGTTGGCCCGCTATTCTTTCCTCACTCAAAAGTTTACTTGAGACTGGAAAGGCACTGCAGTTTTAA
- a CDS encoding phytanoyl-CoA dioxygenase family protein, with amino-acid sequence MDPNKTVSFGNESLTENGYFLYPNFFSPEELENVRKILLDANSKWKTRFPDESSVNSAYLTSPEFCTDNSDRLSLFRFISEGKLVEFAKSIIQERTYFLNTQLFFNPKSPDKRNYWHRDLQYLGVPEEEQKNILKSTKVFHFRIPFYSDPGLEFIPGSHTRWDSEEEYDVRLEKNGHKNYEDLPGSVLVSQNPGDLLVFSAHLIHRGIYGQNRHSLDILYTNFPDKKSNSKMFRQFPDESILSKLENPEIFEQSED; translated from the coding sequence ATGGATCCCAACAAAACCGTTTCCTTCGGAAACGAATCTCTCACAGAAAACGGTTATTTTCTTTATCCGAATTTTTTTAGCCCAGAAGAACTGGAGAACGTCCGGAAAATTCTGCTGGATGCAAATTCAAAATGGAAGACCAGATTCCCCGACGAATCCTCCGTTAACAGCGCCTACTTGACTAGTCCCGAGTTCTGCACGGACAATTCGGATAGACTTTCACTTTTCCGCTTCATTTCAGAAGGTAAACTTGTAGAATTTGCAAAAAGTATAATACAAGAAAGGACTTATTTTCTAAACACTCAGTTATTCTTTAATCCAAAGTCGCCCGACAAAAGGAACTATTGGCATAGGGATCTTCAATACTTAGGAGTTCCGGAAGAAGAGCAGAAAAATATCCTGAAGTCCACAAAAGTATTCCATTTTAGGATCCCATTCTATTCCGATCCAGGCTTAGAATTTATCCCAGGTTCTCATACAAGATGGGACAGCGAAGAAGAATACGATGTCCGCTTAGAAAAAAACGGTCATAAAAATTACGAAGACCTACCCGGCTCGGTTTTAGTTTCTCAGAATCCGGGAGATCTGTTAGTATTCTCCGCTCATCTGATTCATAGAGGAATCTACGGTCAAAACAGACATTCATTAGATATTCTTTATACGAATTTTCCGGACAAAAAATCCAATTCAAAAATGTTCCGGCAATTTCCGGATGAGTCTATTCTTTCCAAATTGGAAAACCCTGAAATTTTCGAACAATCAGAAGATTGA
- a CDS encoding sterol desaturase family protein, translated as MEKINLITIAIPFFFLLIGLELAFSWYHKRKLYRLNDSINDLSTGISSQIFGIIFKTITFFAYLWVYENWRIFNLPSWPSEPVSWMPSSEVLGLSASTWAWTIVIAVWISCFVLYDLAYYWLHRLSHEVNFLWAGHVVHHQSEEYNLTVALRQASFHGLFTWIFYIPLAILGFSPIVMVLNGQLNLIYQFWIHTKAIDKFPKWFEAIFNTPSHHRVHHGINPKYIDRNHGGTLIVFDRWFGTFQAEEETPVYGTVKPLRSFNPLWANIHYWIEMWEQAKQSPRFIDKIKAFLAMPGWRPQELGGQYPIPEVDEKTFKKYDVSLSKSLTAYAVTWFVLTLVGTFSMLVKVNSIPTGLLYLIFFFSIFSLTTVGGILDLKRWTLYLEPIRIAFLVGTAFLLGVSSGTAFIAAGFGALSLAWFLSQRHLFAEWKDIDPVKEIRSKAA; from the coding sequence CATAAAAGAAAACTTTATCGTCTGAACGATTCCATCAACGATCTGAGTACTGGTATTTCCAGTCAAATTTTCGGGATCATTTTTAAGACGATCACATTCTTCGCATATCTTTGGGTATATGAGAATTGGAGAATATTCAATCTTCCTTCTTGGCCAAGTGAACCAGTTTCTTGGATGCCTTCTTCCGAAGTATTAGGACTTTCCGCTTCTACTTGGGCTTGGACAATCGTAATAGCGGTTTGGATCAGTTGTTTCGTACTTTATGATCTAGCTTACTATTGGTTGCATAGATTGAGTCATGAGGTTAATTTTCTTTGGGCTGGACATGTGGTTCATCACCAAAGTGAAGAATATAATCTCACTGTTGCATTACGTCAGGCAAGCTTTCATGGATTATTCACTTGGATCTTCTATATTCCTTTGGCAATATTAGGATTTTCTCCTATCGTAATGGTGCTGAACGGACAATTAAATTTGATCTATCAATTCTGGATCCATACAAAAGCGATAGATAAATTCCCTAAATGGTTCGAGGCAATATTCAATACGCCTTCTCACCATAGAGTTCACCACGGTATCAATCCTAAATATATCGACAGAAACCATGGTGGAACACTGATCGTTTTTGACAGATGGTTCGGAACTTTCCAAGCAGAAGAAGAAACTCCTGTTTATGGAACAGTCAAACCTCTCCGCAGTTTTAATCCATTATGGGCAAATATTCATTATTGGATAGAAATGTGGGAACAAGCAAAACAAAGCCCTCGTTTTATTGATAAGATAAAAGCATTCTTAGCAATGCCAGGATGGAGACCTCAGGAATTAGGAGGACAATATCCTATTCCCGAAGTGGATGAGAAAACATTCAAAAAATATGATGTATCTCTTTCTAAAAGTTTAACCGCATACGCAGTAACCTGGTTTGTTCTTACATTGGTCGGAACATTCTCAATGCTCGTAAAAGTGAATTCTATTCCGACAGGATTACTCTATCTGATCTTCTTCTTCAGTATATTCTCCTTAACAACTGTAGGAGGTATTTTAGATCTGAAACGTTGGACATTATACCTGGAACCGATCCGCATCGCTTTCTTGGTAGGAACTGCTTTCCTTTTGGGAGTTTCCTCAGGGACTGCATTTATCGCAGCTGGATTCGGAGCACTTTCTCTCGCATGGTTCTTGTCTCAGAGACATTTATTTGCAGAATGGAAGGATATAGATCCGGTAAAAGAAATCCGTAGCAAAGCCGCTTAA